CCGATAGCTCTTCTGACATGTCTCCCAGCCTTTGCGCCGAGCTGGGAGTCAGCGTCGTGCCCGTCAGGATCACTTTCGGAGCCAAGACCTACCATGACGGTGTGGACATCGACCGGACCACTTTCTATCAGCACCTGAGCAAGAGTTCGGCCTTGCCCACCGTCGAACCGCCCGCCCTCGAGCAGTTGCAGGACACGTACAGCCGGCTGCTCAAGGGCACCGATCAGATACTGTCAATACACAGTTCATCGCGGCTCAACAAGACCACCCTGATCGCTCAGCAGGCAGCCAAGTCCTTCCTCGGGCACACCAGAATCACGGTCGTCGACTCGCGATTGATCTCGTGGGGTCTCGAAACGGTAGTCATTCTCGCGGCAGAAGCAGCCAGGAAGGGCTCAACCACGGAAGAAATCGTCCGCCTTTTGCGCGGGCTGATCCCCCACATCTATATGGTTTTCTTCACCGAGAACCCCGACTATCTGGAGCGCCAATCTCATCCCGGCCGCGGCCGGATGATTACCGACAACCTGCCCGGCGCCCGTCCTCTGCTGATCATGGAGGATGGCGAAATCGTCCCCATGGACAAGATTCGCACGCGCGGCAAGTCACTGGACCGGTTGTTCGAGTTCGTCGCCGAGTTTGCTCACTTTGAGCAGGTGGCCATCCTGCAGGGTCGGGCATCAGACGACACCCAACTGCTCTTTCAGCGGTTGGCTGAGGCCTTTCCGCAGAAGAGGCTTGATG
The Chloroflexi bacterium ADurb.Bin180 DNA segment above includes these coding regions:
- a CDS encoding DegV domain-containing protein, coding for MLKIVTDSSSDMSPSLCAELGVSVVPVRITFGAKTYHDGVDIDRTTFYQHLSKSSALPTVEPPALEQLQDTYSRLLKGTDQILSIHSSSRLNKTTLIAQQAAKSFLGHTRITVVDSRLISWGLETVVILAAEAARKGSTTEEIVRLLRGLIPHIYMVFFTENPDYLERQSHPGRGRMITDNLPGARPLLIMEDGEIVPMDKIRTRGKSLDRLFEFVAEFAHFEQVAILQGRASDDTQLLFQRLAEAFPQKRLDVKPYGPALATYLGLDALGVAVYEGI